ACTTTCGCAAACAAATTATGTCTATGCTTGAACTTGAAGAGAGTAACGACGCAGAAAATACCATTATGCTTGAGCAAAGTCTAAAGCAAGGTTTTACATCGGTAAAAGGTATTTTAAACGTTACGGCATCGCTATATAAAAATATCTCTTTAATGAGTAAGATACTTAAAAAAAGACGTGATGAGTTGGATGAGAGCAGAGGCGATAACGGTGCATCAAGCAGTGTAATAGCATCTTTAGAAGGTGATGTAGCCAAATTAAACGCTATACTTAAAAAACAATCCGGTACTTTAAAATCACAGTACGATGAAACTGCCAAAGTTGTTAAAAATGTTGAAAATGAAACCATATTTGATAATAAATACGGTGTATATAACAAACGTTATTTAATGACAAAACTTGAACAAGAGATAGAACTGGTACGTGAATTTAAACATAGTTCTTCTTTAATTATGGTTGAGTTAAGTAAAGAGCTTATAGAGAATGTCAATAATGAAAAAGCTACGGTATTAATGACAAGAACTATTGCCAGACTTCTTCTTAAGACTTCAAGAAGAAGTGATACTGTAGCATACTATGGTAACGGACAATTTGCGATGCTGCTTAAACATACGGACTTAGAGAGTGCGAAAAAAGCAAGTGAGCGTTTAACCGAATTAGTTTCAAATTCTAATTTCTTTTTGGCCGATCGTGAAATTCAGCTTAAAATTGCCATTGGTATTACAGATATCAATCCATCATACTCTGTTGAAGAGACAGTAGTTAGTACTATGGATGGTATAGAAAAATCATATATGGATAGAAATAGCGATTATGCAGTATCGCTAAAAAACAAGTCTTAGAGTTTTTTATATGAAGTTGAATATAGTAACTTATCCAGATAAAATTTTACGCCAAAAATCCAATGAAGTTGAAAAGTTTGATGAAGAATTGCACGAGCTTCTGGATGCAATGTATCCGTTTATGATGCAAACCAACGGAATAGGATTAGCAGCTATTCAAGTTGCACATCCCAAAAGAGTACTTATTATAAATATACCCGATGAAGAAGATGAACAAAGTGATGAGAACTTAATAGAGATGATAAATCCTGTTATTACAGAAAAAAATGGTATTACTACATATCAAGAGGGTTGTTTGAGTGTACCAACTTTTTATGAAGATATAGAGAGGTTTGAAGAGGTTAGGGTAAACTACCAAGATAGATTCGGTAATACAAAAACACTTGAAGCAAACGGTCTTTTAAGTATTGCAATTCAGCATGAGATGGATCACCTAGAAGGGATTTTATTTATAGATAAATTATCATACTCACGTAGAAAGAAGTTTGAAAAAGAGTATAAAAAGTATCAAAAAGAACTAAAATTAAAAAAATAACTTTATGTTAGATGGCATTATGCCATTGAACCAGAGTTAATCTGTATCCCTCTTTAACTTCCTTAACCTCATGTGAAAAGTATGGATTGCTTGGAAAAACAATCATATCACCGGCTTTTGGTTTTAATGTGATCGTATTTCCATCATAGTCTTTTAAAAAATTAAATATAAGTTCCCCACCGTTGAATGTAAATTTGTCTTTTAGAGTTTCGGAGTAAGATGTTGCAAATAATACGGTGGTTAGTTTTCTCTCCGGTGCAACCGTAGTATATCCGACTATATTGTTTTCTTTGTCCAAAAGTGCATTCGCATCATCCGAGTGTTGGATATAAAAACCGCCTTTTTTATATTCGAGGGCCTGAACTTCCGTTGAAATAGTTATAGCCAAATTAAAATAATCTTCAATTATAGGCTGATATTCTATAAAACGAGATTTATATAATGAATCTAAATGTTCATCTAATGAATATATATTTGTATCTCTATACTCTTTCACGACTTTAGGATTTACGACTCCCGATATAAGTTCAGTCTTCACTTTTGCTATTTCTGCCTCGTCATCTTTATAAACAGAATTTACAAAAAGTGGAAGCTCATTAGCTTTTAAAAAATCTTTTATTATTAAAAAAGGAGTTGCTTTATATGGACTTGGTAGATAGTTGTTTTGTATATCGAGATTGTATATATATTCATCTAAAAAGATGGATTCGCTTATTTGAATCAAGGTAAACCTCATTGGATAAAGTTGGAAATCATACTCCTTTTTCTAAAATAATGCAATACTAAAATATGACAATTTGCAATAAAATTTAATTTTTTTTATAAAAATAGTTAAGATGTAAAAAAAATAAATGGATAAACTATGAAAAAAATATCCTGTGCTACATATGAAGGCTTAGATGCAAAAGTTGTGATTGTTGAATCCACACTGACTAAAGGTCTGCCGTCTTTTAGCATCGTAGGTATGGCATCATCGAGTATAAATGAGAGTAAAGAGCGTGTAAAGTCTGCTTTATTAAGTAACGAATTTAAATTCCCGCCTAAGAGGATAACTCTTTCTTTGGTACCCTCAGATGTTAAAAAGGACGGCTCGCATTTTGATTTAAGTATAGCATTAATGATAGCTTTAAATGAAGAAGATGATGAATTTTCAGATTGGTTTGTTTTTGGAGAACTGGGCTTAGACGGAAGCGTGAGAGAAAATGGCTATTTGTACCCTCTTCTTCTCTCTTTGGCTAATCAAGGTATTACAAAAAAAGCTATAGTTCCATATGAATCTCTTGAAAAACTATCAAAAATACCAAATATAGAATTCTATGGTGTTAAAACTCTCAGTGAAGCTATAGATGTGTTAAAGTCAGATGAATATATGCCAAGTTTGTCTGAATTTGATTTTCCATATCCAAGTTATACTTTAGATCAGAAATATTATGTATATAACAAATATGATGAAGATTTTTCAGATGTTAAAGGTCAAGACGTGGCAAAAAGGGCTGCACTTATTGCGGCTTGCGGGATGCATAATATTTTGCTTGAAGGAAGCCCCGGAAGCGGGAAAAGTATGATAGCCCAGAGATTAAGATATATATTGCCGCCCCTTAATAAAAGTGAGATATTAGATATTGCAAAATTAGAGAGTTTAGATGATAAAGAACCAAGCTTTAAACCGCTTCGTAATTTTTGCTCACCTCATCATACATCGACATCCGCATCTATCTTTGGAGGAGGCTCTTATAAATCTCGTATAGGGGAGGTTGGTTTGGCTAACGGAGGCATACTGTTTTTCGATGAATTGCCACACTTTTCAAAAAGTGTTTTGGAAGCTTTGCGTGAACCAATGCAAGATGGAAAAATAAAAATCTCTCGTGTTAATTCAAAAGTAATATATCCTGCAGATTTTTTGTTTATCGGAGCAATGAATCCGTGTCCTTGCGGAAATTTACTCGATGAGTCTAAAGAGTGCAGATGCAATGAGATGGAAATACAGCGTTATAAAAACAGATTGTCCGAGCCTTTTTTAGACAGGATAGATTTAAATGTAGTAATGTCTCAGATCAATGCAGATGACAAAGCAAGTATGAGTTCTCGTCAGATGCATCAGAGGGTTATAGATGTTCATCATATTATAAAAAAACGTGGGCAGAAAAACTTTAATGCCAAACTATCTGATCAAGAAGTAGATAGGTACTGTGTATTAGATGTAGATGCTAAAGATACTTTGGATATGGCTATAAACAGATTTGCACTCTCTTTTAGAAGTATAAAAAAAATACAAAAAGTTGCACGTACTATTGCCGATATCGATGCAAGTGAAATAATCAATAAAAAACATATATTGGAAGCTTTGAGTTATAGAAAAAGATAGAGTATAATTTTATATGTCTATATTTCAAAAAACTATAAAATTGCATCCTAGACCAAAAGGTTTTCATCTTATAACGAGAGAGATTGAAGATGCTCTATTATCATTCCCAGATATAAATCATGGGATATTAAATATTTTTTTAAAACATACATCTGCATCACTTAGTATAAATGAAAATGCAGACCCGACTGTACGCGCTGATATGGAAGAGTACTTTAGTGATATGATTGACGATAAACCATACTATATGCATACATATGAGGGTGAAGACGATATGCCCGCACATATAAAAAGCTCTATTTTAGGAAATTCACTAAACATACCGATAACAAATGCAGAAATGAACTTGGGAGCTTGGCAAGGTATATATTTGGGAGAACATCGTGATAATGCACAAAGCCGCAAATTAGTTTTGACTATGCAGTACTAATATGAAAAAGTATATATTATTTGATAATGACGGAGTACTAATTGAAACTGAGATGTGGTACTTTGAAGCTAGTAAACGAGCTTTAAAAGAGTTCTTTGATTTAGAGCTTACATTTCATAGGTATATGGATATTATGGCTAAAGGTAAGAGGGCTTGGGTTATAGCTGAAGAAGCAGGTATAAGTGAAGAAAAAATAGTTATTGCCAGAGAACAAAGAGACAGATACTATCAAGAGTATATAAAAACAAAAGATATAACTATTGATGGTGTAATTGAAACTCTAAAGTGCTTGAATAGAGATTATAAAATGGGAATAGTCACTACTTCAAGAAGGGTTGATTTTGAACTTGCTCACAAGGGGCGAGGGATTGTTGATTATATGGAGTTTGTTTTATGTGTAGAGGATTATCCAAATTCAAAACCGCATCCGGACCCGTATCTTAAGGGCTTAGAACTCTTTAGTGCATCTAGGGATGAGTGTATAATTATCGAAGATTCAAAAAGAGGGTTAAGTTCTGCTGTAAATGCAGGAATAGAGTGCATAATAGTTCATAATGAGTTTACTAAAACACACGATTTCTCAGCTGCTACATATAGAGTAAAAAAGATTACTCAGTTACCTGAACTTTTAAACTCTATACATTGTAATAAGTAGCATTAGGGTGGTAAACCACCAATGCAGAAGTTGACTGCTCAGGATGAATCTGAAAAGTCTCACTAAGTTCTATTCCAAACTCTTCTGGTTTTAACAAGTCAAACAGAGGACGGTTAAGCTCCAAATCCGGACAAGCCGCATAACCGAAGCTGTAACGGCTACCTTGATATTTATTCATCTGAACATCTGCTAAAGTTGAACCTTCGCCTTCTGAGATTCCAAGATCAAGTCTAATTTGTTTGTGTGCTATTTCAGCAAGTGCTTCTGCAAGCTCAACTCCCAAACCGTGAAACTGATAGTACTCGGTATATTTACCCTCTTCATAAATGCCTTTTTCTATCTCACTGAGTTTTGCACCTGCACTTACACAAGTAAGAGCTATAACGTCGTGTCTGTCTGAGTGAAAAAAGTCACTTAAAGCGCGGTGAGGCTGTTTGCTTTGACGTGGAAATGTAAACTCTTTTATAGCCCTTCCCATTACATGTTCAAGATGCTCAGTGTTTACTTCGCTCTCGGAGTTATAACCTTCGCTCTCATCAAAGATTAAAAGTGTGTTGTCATCGCTTCTGCAAGGCCAGTAACCGTAAAGTATGGTAGGCTCAAATAGACGTTCTTCTAAAAACTGTTTTTTTAGCTTTTCGTATGCAGGCCAAACTACTTCATCGAGTTGTTTCTCATAATCCTCTTTACTCATTCCTTTAGAACTGTAACCCCAGCGAGATTTAAAAAGTAGCTTATGGTTAATCCACTCAAAAGCCATCTCAATCTGAGCATCCGTAAGTCTTATTTCACGTCTTCCCCAAAAAGGAGGTGTCGGAACTTTAACATCACGCGAAGGCATTTTCAACTCTTTAAACGGCGGAATTACAATCTCTTTTTTCTCTTTTACTGTTTTATCTTCACTATCCTTACCGTGAAGGTCGGTGTCAAAATTTCCAGCTTCGATTCTGCTCATGGCAGTTACACCGTCAAACGCATCTTTACAGTAAAATATCGGACCGTCATAAAAAGGACGGCAAAATTCATCTATAAAACTTCTAGTTAAAGCGGCTCCGCCTAAAAGAATCGGTATATCAATCCCTTGTGCTTTTAGAGCTTCAAGATTTTCTTTCATAACCTGAGTCGATTTAACAAGTAATCCGCTCATACCAAAAGCAGATATATGACCATCTTTGGCTGCTTGAATAAAATCATCAAGCTCTACCTTAATTCCTAGGTTATTCACTTTAAAGCCGTTATTTGTAAGTATGATATCTACAAGATTTTTTCCAACATCATGAACATCACCCTTTACAGTTCCGAGTGCCAAAGTGGTATCTACAGCTTTTTCAACTTTTGGCAGATGCGGGTTTAAATAATCAACCGTAGCTTTCATAGTCTCTGCAGATTGAAGTACGAATGGCAGCTGCATCTGACCTGAACCAAACAGTTCCCCGATGACCTTCATAGCATCTATTAGAATTTCATTTACGATTTTTTCAGGTGAAATGGTATGACGTACCTCTTCAACGAGAGGAATCATTCTCTCTTTATCACCGTCCATCAAAAGTTTGGCGATTTTTTCTTCATCACTCATAGCAAGATACTCTTCATCTTTGGTCTCTGTATCTACGGCTTCTTTAGATGAAAAGTGTTCTATAAACTCAAAAAGAGCATTTTCTGTTTTATTGAAGATAAGGTTATTACATACGTCTTGATCTTCCTGAGAAATTTTATTTATAGGGATAATATGTTTAACATTTATAATAACACTTGTGAGGCCCGCTTCGACACAGTGGTGTAAAAACATAGAGTTAAGATAAGGTCTTGCATCTTTATCAAGTCCGAAAGAGATGTTCGAGAGTCCTAAAACAGCTCCGACTTCGGGATGCTTAAGACGTAGCTGTCTTATTGCTTCAATGGTATTTATACCCGCATCCAGATACTCTTCATCACCGCTTCCAAGAGTAAAAGTAAGTACATCAAAGATTAGGTCTTCTTTTTTAAGCCCATGTCTATTTGTTGCTAAATCTATTATTCTATCGGCAACTTCTAGTTTATGCTCAACTGTTTTTGCCATACCGATTTCATCTATAGTCAGACATACTAAACTGGTACCGAATTTTTTAGCTAGCTGACAAATCTCATCTAACTTCTCTTCTCCGTCTTCAAGATTAACCGAGTTTATAATAGGTTTACCGCCGATATTTTTTAGAGCAGTCTCAAGACCTTTTACCTGAGTAGAGTCCGGCATAAGAGGAAGTGAGATTTTTTGGTTATACATACTCATAACCGCATTCATATCTTTAGTCTCGTCACGTCCTGCAAAGCCTACGTTTACGTCTATAACATGTGCACCTGCACGAACCTGCTGTTGAGCTACACTTAAAGTGCCTTCATAATCTTCATCTAAAAGAAGTTCACGAAAGGCTTTTGAACCTGTTGCGTTTGAACGCTCACCCATAAGAAGCGGTGCAGGTTCTTGCATTAGCGGAGTTGAATGGAAAAGTGAAGCTACAGACGTAGGATGACTTCCTCTTGGCTCCTTTGGTTTTATAGCTGATACTTTATCAACAAGCGCACGTATGTGTTGAGGTGTAGTACCACAGCATCCGCCTAAAAAACTAACTCCGTTAAAGTCCAAAAATTTCTCTTGTTGAGTCGCAAATTCATCAGGACCCATTGGGTAGTAAGTATAACCTCCGCGATTTTGAGGAAGTCCGGCATTTGCATGTACAGATATCGGTTTATGCCAAAGCTCGCTTAGAGTTTTTACGTGTTTTAAAACCTGTTCCGGTCCAGTCCCACAGTTAAACCCGAGACTTAAAATATCAAACGGCTCTAGTATAGTCGCAATGGTAGTTGCATCCGTACCTATAAGCATCGTACCGCTAAGCTCAATTGTCGTACTAACCATAATTGGAATATTTTTATCTCTGCTTTTGTTTGCAGCCTCGCAAGCATGAAGTGCCGCTTTTATCTGAAGCGGGTCTTGTGCAGTTTCGAGTAAGAAAATATCAACCCCACCGTCAATAAGTGCTTCACAAAAAACCGTATAACCCTCAAACATCTCATCATATGTTATGTGACCGAGCGATGGCAGTTTAGTTCCCGGACCTATAGAGCCTAAACAAAAGCGTGGATGTTCAGGTGTGCTAAATTTTTTACATTCAGCTTTAACTAGTTCCGCTCCGGCTTTGGTCAACTCATATGCACGCTCACTAATGCCGTACTCATCTAACACCCAAGAAAATGAACCGAATGTATTTGTAGTTATTAAATCAGCACCCGCCGTTAGGTATGCATGAAAAATCTCTTGCATAATTTGGGGGCATGTAACATTTAATAGCTCGTTACACCCTTCATTTCCTTCCCATGCCTCTTTAGGGATTTTATCTTCACGCTGTTGAAGCTGAGTACCCATAGCACCGTCAATAATAAGAGGACGTTTTTTTATCGTTTGTAAAATATATTTTTTTGTATCTATCATATGATTTAATCTTTATTAAAATTCTCTCTTATTTTATCCAAAGGGAGCATAAAAAATACTTTTACATTTTTTTAGATTTTAATACCTTAAGTTATATTTATGAAAATTACATAATAAATTTTTATGCTATAATCTTGGAGTATATTATAAAAAGGAATATGTGATGTTGAAAAAAATATTTTCTATATCATTACTTACTTCTGCACTTATATTTAGCGGATGTGGTAGTGCCGACAGTGAAGGTGAAACAAGATTGGAAACACAAGATGCCATTGATACCGGTAATTATGCCGTTGCTATAGCAGCTCTTGAAGCAAAATTAGTAAAAACAGATGAAGATTATTTACAGTTAGCTTCCGCATATATGGGGCAAGCCGGATTCAGTTTTACCGAGTTAATTTCTATTATGAATCAAAGTACAAGCGGTAATACTGAAGCATTTGCAAGTTTTTTTGAAAGTGTAAAAGATAATTCAAAAACTCAAAGCTTGGAATATTTAGATGATGCTATTGATTCGTATTCTGCTATAAGCGATCAAACCGATGATGTAAAATTATATTTAGGGTTAGCCTACATTACAAAAGCAACAGTCGTCGTTGGTTCGTTAAATAATGTAGCAGATGTAAATGCTTCTACAGCTGCACTTTTAAGTGACGGTATAGATGCCGTGGAGGCTGCTGCACCGACTGAAGTAGAAGATGATGTTATAGAGTTTAGAAATGAAATAGATACAAGTGTTGATGGTGTAATATCTGAGAGTGAATTAGAAACATATTTAACAAATGAAGGATTGATATAATGAAAAAAATAATCTCTTTAGCACTTCTAGGTGCTACAACCTCTTTGTTTGCATTATATGCCGAACATGCAAGTTTATATAAAGATCCGCGTATAATGGGTATGGGTGGAGCAAATGTAGCGGTTGGCGGTTACTCGACTTCAGTTTTTTCAAATCCTGCAGGTTTGACAAATATAAAAAAAGAACACGGTTATGTAGTTGATTTGTTAAGTTTGGGAGCCTCTTTTAGTTCCGACGGGATGGATTTTATAGATGATGTAAACGATGTAGAAACAAGCGATATAAATCCAAATGCTACAACGGATATGATTAATGTATTAAGAAAATATTCGGGAGAGAATTTTCATGTACGTGCAGACAACTATACGGCTATATCTAAAAATTCCGATGCTTTTGCATGGAGTGTAGGTATTTTGGCCGCAACGGAATCTAACTTTATGGCTCATCCAAACGGTGGAAGTCAAGGGTTGCTATCAACAAGTACACGTGTTTACGGCGGTGTTGTTTTAGGTGCTGCTAAACCTTATGATTTAAGTATAGGTCGTTTGGATGTCGGTATGAGTGTAAAATATATTAAGTTAGAGTCATATGAAGGTTCTTTAAGCGTAAACGATTTAATAGGTAATGAAGATGTAGATGACTTAATCGAGAGAAAATATAAAAAAGAAAATTCCGGAGTCGGTGTTGATATAGGTGTGACTTACCGTCCATTTGTTGATAGTTTTTGGAATCCTAGTTTTGGTTTAAGTGTTTTAAATATAGGTTCAATGGATATGGATGATTATTATGGTGGTCAACCTATGACTGTAAATATCGGTGCAGCGGTATCTCCAAAAATAGATATTTTTGATAAATTAGTTATAGCCGTTGATTATGTTGATTTACTAGATGAAAATAAACTTCGTTTATATGATTTAAGTAATGATACGGTTGTTACATATAAAGATTACGATGAAAGTGATTTTGAAAAAAGACTACGTTTAGGCGTTAGTTTAGGACTTATAGATACAACGTTTTTATCTACAACGTTAAATGTCGGGTTATACCAAGGTGCATATACGGCAGGTATTGATTTTCATATAGCCGTAGTAAGACTTAACTTTGCTACATATGAGGAACAAGTCGGTACGGGAGATATTGATATATCTGATAGAAGATATATGGGACAATTGGCTATCTCTTGGTAAAATAAATATGGATTATGATTAGTATAATCCATATTTATAATAATTGTTTTATATTTATTTGGTTATAATTCTGACAATATTCAAAATAGGGATAAACTATGGAAAATCAGAATATAGAAAAAGCTTCTCCTTGGAGGATTAAAAGATACTATTTTTATATATTTATAACAATAGTAGCTTTAGTTCTTCCATGGATAAAAGTTAATGGAAACCACTTTTTTCTACTTAGTTTCGATAAACTAAAATTACATCTTGCTTTTGTACAGTTTGATATGCAAGAACTTTATCTTATGCCGTTTATTTTAATGCTTTTATTCTTAGGAATATTCGGTATGACGGTTATGGGTGGACGTGTATTTTGTGGATGGGCATGTCCTCAGACAATCTTTCGTGTAATTTATCGTGATTTAATAGAAACAAAACTCCTCGGACTTCGTAAACGCATCAAAAACAAGCAACAAGAACCTGATATGTCAAAACCGGAAAACAAGGTTAAAAAAGTTATAGCTATACTTATTTGGACTTTTTTAGCATTTGTAGCTGCAGCCGATTTTATGTGGTATTTCGTTCCGCCGGAAGATTTTATAGCATATATGGCAAATCCTTCCGAACACATGGTACTTGTAGGCGGTATGCTTATAATTGTAGTGTTTTTAGTATATGACATTGTTAGACTTAAAGAGGATTTTTGTATATATGTGTGTCCATATAGCCGTGTTCAATCTGTTTTATATGACGATCATACGGTTATGGCAATATATGATCCGCATCGCGGAGGTGATATATACGACCAAGATCACAACAGACTTCCTTCTTCATCGCAAAAAGAGATTCAAGAGCGTCAAGAGTATGCTGAATGTACGGCATGTGAAAGCTGTGTTACCGTATGTCCTACGCATATAGATATCCGTAAGGGGCTTCAACTTGAATGTATAAACTGTTTGGAATGTGTAGATGCATGTACAACGGTTATGGGTAAACTCGGAAAAGAATCACTGGTAAGATGGTCAAGTGACTATGAAGTAATAGATCAAAAAGGAAAAACTAAACTTTTCCGCACAAAAATTATTGCATATATTGTTTTACTTATAGGTGTTATGATAGCGCTTGGTATTATGAGTACTAAAAAAGAACATATGCTTTTAAATGTAAATAAAGAAAACCGTCTTTATTCTATTAAAAAAATAGATGATAAATACAGAGTAGATAATGCGTATGAGTTTTTACTTCAAAATACAAAATCAGAGAAGATGAAATTTTATTTTGAAATTATACCTCCAAAAGGGATGGAAGGTAAAATTATTATCGCTAAACCAAGTAAGCCGTTTACGGTTGTACCAGGTGTTAAAAAGAAAAAAATCGTAGTACTTAGAACTACTGAAAGACTAGTAGATAACGATAGAGCAGATACGGTTATCCCTATAACAATCAGAGCATTTGCACTTGGACATGAGGATAAAATTGTCGTCTTTAGAAACTCTACATTTACTTACCCTAGAAGTGATTTGCTGAAATAAATCACACTCTCTTTTATAAGTAGAACTAATCCAAGGTAAACCTTGGGTTAATGTAAACT
The genomic region above belongs to Sulfurimonas lithotrophica and contains:
- the ccoG gene encoding cytochrome c oxidase accessory protein CcoG, coding for MENQNIEKASPWRIKRYYFYIFITIVALVLPWIKVNGNHFFLLSFDKLKLHLAFVQFDMQELYLMPFILMLLFLGIFGMTVMGGRVFCGWACPQTIFRVIYRDLIETKLLGLRKRIKNKQQEPDMSKPENKVKKVIAILIWTFLAFVAAADFMWYFVPPEDFIAYMANPSEHMVLVGGMLIIVVFLVYDIVRLKEDFCIYVCPYSRVQSVLYDDHTVMAIYDPHRGGDIYDQDHNRLPSSSQKEIQERQEYAECTACESCVTVCPTHIDIRKGLQLECINCLECVDACTTVMGKLGKESLVRWSSDYEVIDQKGKTKLFRTKIIAYIVLLIGVMIALGIMSTKKEHMLLNVNKENRLYSIKKIDDKYRVDNAYEFLLQNTKSEKMKFYFEIIPPKGMEGKIIIAKPSKPFTVVPGVKKKKIVVLRTTERLVDNDRADTVIPITIRAFALGHEDKIVVFRNSTFTYPRSDLLK